A single Actinomadura algeriensis DNA region contains:
- a CDS encoding DsbA family protein, producing the protein MRIEIWADVVCAWAYIGKRRLEKALEGLEPVETVWRPFRIDPAAPVPAVPLAGVLRDPLVDDALRACAPGLTPAENRVRVSRIAAAEGLGPPWGAAWHGSSHDAHRLLALAYRHGGASLQDAVAERIMRAHFVEGRDIGDAGALADIASDAGFGEAAALLADGAGDGEVKEAVLVGKARGVATSPTLVVGDRALAGAQPPEAIREFLRDAGRHAPRSLPPEVERFRYAEALLDRRDPLGALTLLGPLFGEHGADRNVMMLAARAYYASAQLGRAAAVLEELVAQVPDDSFARHLLGRTLRRQGRAEEAAPQLAMAAVMTPEYAE; encoded by the coding sequence ATGCGTATCGAGATCTGGGCCGACGTGGTCTGCGCCTGGGCGTACATCGGCAAGCGGCGGCTGGAGAAGGCCCTCGAAGGGCTGGAGCCGGTCGAGACGGTGTGGCGGCCGTTCCGCATCGACCCGGCGGCGCCCGTGCCCGCCGTCCCGCTGGCCGGGGTGCTGCGCGACCCGCTGGTGGACGACGCGCTGCGCGCCTGCGCGCCCGGCCTGACCCCGGCCGAGAACCGGGTGCGCGTCTCGCGGATCGCCGCCGCCGAGGGGCTGGGCCCGCCGTGGGGCGCGGCCTGGCACGGCAGCAGCCATGACGCGCACCGGCTGCTCGCGCTGGCGTACCGGCACGGCGGCGCGAGCCTTCAGGACGCGGTCGCGGAGCGGATCATGCGCGCCCACTTCGTCGAGGGACGCGACATCGGCGACGCCGGTGCGCTGGCGGACATCGCGTCGGACGCCGGGTTCGGCGAGGCCGCCGCGCTCCTGGCGGACGGGGCCGGCGACGGCGAGGTGAAGGAGGCGGTGCTGGTCGGCAAGGCGCGCGGCGTCGCCACGTCCCCGACTCTGGTGGTGGGCGACCGGGCTCTCGCGGGGGCGCAGCCGCCCGAGGCGATCCGGGAGTTCCTGCGCGACGCCGGACGGCACGCGCCCCGGAGCCTGCCGCCGGAGGTCGAGCGCTTCCGGTACGCCGAGGCGCTCCTCGACCGGCGCGACCCGCTGGGCGCGCTGACGCTGCTGGGCCCGCTGTTCGGCGAGCACGGCGCCGACCGGAACGTGATGATGCTCGCCGCCCGCGCGTACTACGCGTCCGCGCAGCTCGGCCGTGCCGCCGCCGTCCTGGAGGAACTGGTCGCGCAGGTGCCCGACGACTCGTTCGCGCGGCACCTCCTCGGCCGCACCCTGCGGCGGCAGGGCCGGGCCGAGGAGGCGGCGCCGCAGCTGGCGATGGCGGCGGTCATGACCCCCGAGTACGCGGAGTGA
- a CDS encoding TetR/AcrR family transcriptional regulator has product MNPDDPRVRRTRARLRSAILELAAERDLDAVTISAVAERAEVNRATVYLHYPDIDALVVDAMDDAIGHVARAAALCPRQAEPDRVPEPLAELFAHVAANAAVYRCMLGGQGSARFAARMRERLTAALTERFAAGARPSGPADVPADLHAAYLAGALQGVIIHWITGPHPAPAPEIALPFWRLFRG; this is encoded by the coding sequence ATGAACCCCGACGATCCACGCGTGCGCCGCACCCGCGCCCGGCTGCGGTCCGCGATCCTGGAACTCGCCGCCGAACGCGACCTCGACGCCGTCACGATCTCGGCGGTGGCCGAACGCGCGGAGGTCAACCGCGCCACCGTCTACCTGCACTATCCGGACATCGACGCGCTCGTCGTCGACGCGATGGACGACGCGATCGGGCACGTCGCCCGCGCCGCCGCGCTCTGCCCCCGCCAGGCCGAACCCGACCGCGTCCCCGAACCCCTCGCCGAACTGTTCGCGCACGTCGCCGCCAACGCGGCCGTCTACCGGTGCATGCTCGGCGGCCAGGGCAGCGCCCGCTTCGCGGCCCGCATGCGCGAACGGCTGACCGCCGCGCTGACCGAACGGTTCGCCGCGGGCGCCCGTCCGTCCGGTCCGGCGGACGTGCCCGCCGACCTCCACGCCGCCTACCTGGCCGGAGCCCTCCAGGGCGTCATCATCCACTGGATCACCGGCCCGCACCCTGCCCCCGCCCCCGAGATCGCCCTCCCCTTCTGGCGCCTCTTCCGCGGCTGA
- a CDS encoding ABC-F family ATP-binding cassette domain-containing protein yields the protein MGHVEVGHVRHILPDGRVLLDDASFRVGEGVTAALVGPNGAGKTTMLRLISGDLTPQEGTVAHSGGLGVMRQFVGNVRDDSSVHDLLLSVAPPRVREAAATVEAAELAMMERDDEPTQLRYANALAGWGDAGGYEIEVLWDACCVAALGVPYDSCRWREVRTLSGGEQKRLVLEALLRGPDEVLLLDEPDNYLDVPGKQWLEERLRETPKTVLIVSHDRELLDAAADRIVTVEAGRVWVHGGRFATYAQARRDRNERLEELRRRWDEEHAKLKQLVMMLKNKATFNDSMASRYQAAQTRLRRFEEAGPPEVPPRDQSIKMRLRGGRTGKRAVICEGLELSGLMKPFDAEVWYGERVAVLGSNGSGKSHFLRLLASVAETLPRGAAPVASVAHTGVGRLGARVVPGLFAQTHARPDLDGRTPCEIVMTEHARLRNDAMSALARYELTVCAEQPFETLSGGQQARLQILLLELGGATLLLLDEPTDNLDLASAEALQEGLESFEGTVLAVTHDRWFARSFDRFLVFGSDGSVYESSEPVWDEARVTRAR from the coding sequence GTGGGACACGTCGAAGTCGGGCATGTGCGACATATCCTGCCCGACGGCCGCGTCCTGCTGGACGACGCGTCCTTCCGCGTGGGCGAGGGGGTGACGGCCGCGCTCGTCGGGCCGAACGGCGCGGGGAAGACGACCATGCTCCGGTTGATCTCCGGTGATCTGACGCCGCAGGAGGGGACGGTCGCGCACAGCGGCGGGCTGGGCGTCATGCGGCAGTTCGTCGGGAACGTCCGGGACGACTCGTCGGTGCACGATCTGCTCCTGTCGGTCGCGCCGCCGCGCGTCCGGGAGGCGGCGGCGACCGTGGAGGCCGCCGAGCTCGCGATGATGGAACGCGACGACGAGCCCACCCAGCTCCGCTACGCGAACGCGCTCGCGGGCTGGGGCGACGCGGGCGGCTACGAGATCGAGGTGCTGTGGGACGCGTGCTGCGTCGCGGCCCTCGGCGTCCCGTACGACTCGTGCCGGTGGCGCGAGGTCCGCACCCTCTCGGGCGGCGAGCAGAAACGGCTCGTCCTCGAGGCGCTGCTGCGCGGGCCCGACGAGGTGCTGCTGCTGGACGAGCCGGACAACTACCTGGACGTCCCCGGCAAGCAGTGGCTGGAGGAGCGGCTCCGCGAGACGCCCAAGACGGTGCTGATCGTCTCGCACGACCGGGAGCTGCTCGACGCGGCCGCCGACCGGATCGTCACCGTCGAGGCGGGCCGGGTGTGGGTGCACGGCGGCCGGTTCGCGACCTACGCGCAGGCGCGCCGCGACCGCAACGAGCGGCTGGAGGAGCTGCGGCGCCGCTGGGACGAGGAGCACGCGAAGCTCAAGCAGCTCGTCATGATGCTCAAGAACAAGGCCACCTTCAACGACTCCATGGCGTCCCGCTACCAGGCGGCGCAGACGCGACTGCGCAGGTTCGAGGAGGCCGGGCCGCCGGAGGTCCCGCCGCGCGACCAGTCGATCAAGATGCGGCTGCGCGGCGGACGGACCGGCAAACGCGCCGTGATCTGCGAGGGTCTGGAGCTGTCCGGGCTGATGAAGCCGTTCGACGCCGAGGTCTGGTACGGCGAGCGGGTCGCGGTGCTCGGGTCGAACGGGTCCGGCAAGTCGCACTTCCTGCGGCTGCTGGCGTCGGTCGCCGAGACGCTCCCGCGCGGTGCGGCGCCCGTCGCATCCGTCGCGCACACCGGTGTCGGACGGCTCGGCGCGCGCGTCGTCCCCGGCCTGTTCGCACAGACCCACGCCCGTCCCGACCTGGACGGACGGACTCCGTGCGAGATCGTCATGACCGAGCACGCCCGCCTCCGCAACGACGCGATGTCCGCGCTCGCCCGGTACGAGCTGACGGTGTGCGCCGAGCAGCCGTTCGAGACGCTGTCCGGCGGCCAGCAGGCCCGGCTGCAGATCCTGCTGCTGGAGCTGGGCGGTGCCACGCTCCTCCTGCTGGACGAGCCCACCGACAACCTCGACCTCGCCAGCGCCGAGGCGCTGCAGGAGGGCCTGGAGTCGTTCGAGGGGACGGTCCTGGCGGTGACGCACGACCGCTGGTTCGCCCGTTCCTTCGACCGGTTCCTGGTCTTCGGCTCGGACGGCTCGGTCTACGAGTCGTCCGAACCGGTCTGGGACGAGGCCCGCGTCACCCGCGCACGCTGA
- a CDS encoding proline--tRNA ligase, producing MRWSQMFVPTLREDPADADAPSHRLLLRAGHVRLLASGHYSLLPLAVRVRAKVIGIIREEMNAIGGQEMLLPAMHPAEPWRRSGRWEIMGEEMFRLRDRRGAELALGMTHEEIFATIAQELHSYKRLPQQWYQFQTKFRDEPRPKGGLMRTREFTMKDAYSFDIDRAGLDASFDAYHRAYTRIFERLDLPALPCDASSGTMGGAGSTEFMCPADVGEDLVVHSPACGYAANIERATSRLADAADEPGPDVPERFDTPGVRTIEDLLAYDAPGDRQIKTLVYLLDGEPTLVLLRGDHPLNEQKLVDATGAASIRPAEPEEIREALGALPGSLGAVGVGLPIIADEALRGRTNLFTGANTDGVHLRGVDVGRDISVGTWADLREVTAGEPCPRCGEPLRIVKAIEIGHIFKLGDRYARALGAEVLDPDGKQVPIIMGSYGIGVERAMAAIVETHNDERGIVWPLAVAPFHVAVVPAQTADDVTAAAEDVYANLAAEGVEVVIDDRPERAGVKFRDVELTGIPYRITIGRRALAEGMAEVTTRATGETEKVPLDAVVPHIRSLVRG from the coding sequence ATGCGCTGGTCCCAGATGTTCGTTCCCACGCTGCGCGAGGACCCCGCCGACGCGGACGCGCCGAGTCATCGGCTGCTCCTGCGCGCGGGCCACGTCCGGCTGCTCGCGTCCGGTCACTACTCGCTGCTGCCGCTGGCGGTCCGCGTCCGCGCGAAGGTGATCGGGATCATCCGCGAGGAGATGAACGCGATCGGCGGGCAGGAGATGCTGCTCCCGGCCATGCACCCGGCCGAGCCGTGGCGGCGCTCGGGCCGCTGGGAGATCATGGGCGAGGAGATGTTCCGGCTCCGTGACCGGCGCGGGGCGGAACTCGCGCTCGGCATGACGCACGAGGAGATCTTCGCGACGATCGCGCAGGAGCTGCACTCCTACAAGCGGCTCCCGCAGCAGTGGTACCAGTTCCAGACCAAGTTCCGGGACGAGCCGCGCCCCAAGGGCGGCCTCATGCGGACCCGCGAGTTCACGATGAAGGACGCCTACAGCTTCGACATCGACCGGGCGGGACTGGACGCGTCGTTCGACGCCTACCACCGCGCCTACACCCGGATCTTCGAGCGCCTCGACCTGCCCGCGCTGCCCTGCGACGCGTCCAGCGGCACCATGGGCGGCGCCGGGTCCACCGAGTTCATGTGCCCCGCCGACGTCGGCGAGGACCTCGTCGTCCACTCCCCCGCCTGCGGTTACGCCGCGAACATCGAGCGCGCCACGTCCCGGCTGGCGGACGCGGCGGACGAGCCGGGCCCGGACGTCCCGGAGCGGTTCGACACGCCGGGCGTCCGCACCATCGAGGACCTGCTCGCCTACGACGCGCCCGGCGACCGGCAGATCAAGACGCTCGTGTACCTGCTCGACGGCGAACCGACGCTCGTCCTGCTGCGCGGCGACCATCCCCTCAACGAGCAGAAGCTCGTGGACGCGACCGGGGCGGCGTCGATCCGGCCGGCCGAGCCGGAGGAGATCCGGGAGGCGCTCGGCGCGCTGCCCGGCAGCCTCGGCGCGGTCGGCGTCGGCCTGCCGATCATTGCGGACGAGGCGCTGCGCGGCCGCACGAACCTGTTCACGGGCGCGAACACCGACGGCGTCCACCTGCGCGGCGTGGACGTCGGGCGGGACATCTCCGTCGGGACGTGGGCCGACCTGCGGGAGGTCACCGCCGGGGAGCCGTGCCCGCGCTGCGGGGAGCCCCTGCGGATCGTCAAGGCCATCGAGATCGGGCACATCTTCAAGCTCGGCGACCGCTACGCCCGCGCCCTCGGCGCGGAGGTCCTCGACCCGGACGGCAAGCAGGTCCCGATCATCATGGGCAGCTACGGCATCGGCGTCGAGCGGGCGATGGCCGCGATCGTCGAGACCCACAACGACGAGCGCGGGATCGTGTGGCCGCTCGCGGTCGCGCCGTTCCACGTCGCGGTCGTCCCGGCGCAGACCGCCGACGACGTGACCGCGGCGGCCGAGGACGTCTACGCGAACCTGGCCGCCGAAGGCGTCGAGGTCGTGATCGACGACCGTCCGGAGCGCGCGGGGGTCAAGTTCCGCGACGTGGAGCTGACCGGGATCCCGTACCGGATCACGATCGGACGCCGCGCCCTCGCCGAGGGCATGGCCGAGGTGACGACGCGCGCGACCGGCGAGACCGAGAAGGTCCCGCTGGACGCGGTCGTGCCGCACATCCGCTCGCTGGTGCGCGGCTGA
- a CDS encoding LacI family DNA-binding transcriptional regulator, which yields MADRRPTLEDVAARAGVGRGTASRVINGSARVSERTRAAVLRAVRDLDYVPDAAARALAGGRPGTVALVLAEEPGRRFEQPYLGQLMDGITAAADAAGALVSLHYTRSRGDRATLARRLREPRTDGVLLLSALPREPLAGLLDRAGVPTVAAGRPGGVEPGGAGDAGHVDADNRGGSERAVEYLIGRGRRRIATIAGPPERSAGADRLAGYRRALDGRPESVAFGDFTEPGGTHAMRRLLARWPDLDAVFAASDVMAAGALRELARQGRRVPDDVAVVGFEDTAVRRPTLPMLTTVHQPTERMGRTMVEMLLGSAGPDVRAPVVCDTGLVLRRTA from the coding sequence ATGGCCGATCGCCGCCCGACGCTCGAAGACGTCGCCGCCCGCGCCGGCGTGGGCCGCGGCACCGCCTCCCGGGTGATCAACGGTTCGGCGCGGGTGAGCGAGCGGACGCGTGCGGCCGTCCTGCGGGCGGTCCGCGACCTGGACTACGTGCCCGACGCCGCCGCCCGCGCACTGGCGGGCGGACGGCCGGGCACCGTGGCGCTGGTGCTGGCGGAGGAGCCGGGCCGCCGGTTCGAGCAGCCCTACCTCGGCCAGCTCATGGACGGGATCACCGCGGCGGCCGACGCGGCCGGGGCGCTGGTGTCGCTGCACTACACGCGGTCGCGCGGTGACCGCGCGACGCTGGCCCGGCGGCTGCGCGAGCCCCGGACGGACGGTGTCCTGCTGCTCTCCGCGCTGCCCCGCGAGCCCCTCGCGGGGCTGCTCGACCGTGCGGGGGTGCCCACCGTGGCGGCGGGGCGTCCCGGCGGCGTCGAACCCGGCGGTGCGGGCGACGCGGGCCATGTCGACGCCGACAACCGCGGCGGGAGTGAGCGCGCCGTCGAGTACCTGATCGGCCGGGGGCGTCGCCGGATCGCCACGATCGCCGGGCCGCCGGAGCGGTCCGCGGGCGCCGACCGCCTCGCCGGTTACCGGAGGGCGCTGGACGGACGTCCGGAGTCGGTGGCCTTCGGCGACTTCACCGAGCCCGGCGGGACGCACGCGATGCGGCGCCTCCTGGCGCGGTGGCCGGACCTCGACGCGGTGTTCGCCGCGTCCGACGTCATGGCGGCGGGCGCGCTGCGCGAGCTGGCGCGGCAGGGGCGCCGCGTGCCCGACGACGTCGCGGTCGTCGGGTTCGAGGACACGGCCGTTCGCCGTCCCACGCTGCCGATGCTCACCACCGTCCACCAGCCCACCGAACGGATGGGGCGGACGATGGTGGAGATGCTGCTCGGGTCCGCGGGCCCGGACGTGCGGGCACCGGTCGTCTGCGACACCGGCCTGGTCCTCCGCCGGACGGCCTGA
- a CDS encoding serine hydrolase, with amino-acid sequence MVVSVKGKDGKTRDYSAGVGDRETGEEPPKNAHVRVGSNTKTFTAVAVLQPVGEGKVKLDEPIDTYLPGAIVKKTDDMEAMTEEFMKKHETVMNVVETAICE; translated from the coding sequence GTGGTGGTCTCGGTCAAGGGCAAGGACGGCAAGACCCGCGACTACTCGGCCGGGGTCGGCGACCGCGAGACGGGCGAAGAGCCGCCGAAGAACGCGCACGTGCGCGTCGGCAGCAACACCAAGACGTTCACCGCCGTGGCCGTCCTCCAGCCGGTCGGCGAGGGCAAGGTGAAGCTCGACGAGCCGATCGACACCTACCTGCCGGGCGCGATCGTCAAGAAGACGGACGACATGGAGGCCATGACCGAGGAGTTCATGAAGAAGCACGAGACGGTCATGAACGTCGTCGAGACGGCCATCTGCGAGTAG
- a CDS encoding DUF4429 domain-containing protein — protein sequence MAEVTGSEGRWTFDGDLVRIVPGNGRGVHRLRRILGEIEVPLEAVAGIAFEPGKKGGVLRVRLRQGADPLLQAAGNALDDSSDPYRLNLDKDAASLAEYFVDEVRNALQIERVGSGPVDRYLLAGPVVPLRASGGEGSVTFDGETIRLDWGWMAEHAKQKAGPRQFTLADVVKVELHPSVGLDEGHLRFRVKDQPSPPKPKHDPYSLTLWGTRKEGASAIAVAAAVVARLPHPSAPAPADVPALPEAATEPEPSTPGDDHDVLLRRLRELGELHKEGILTDEEFATAKQALLRRF from the coding sequence ATGGCAGAGGTCACGGGAAGTGAAGGCCGCTGGACGTTCGACGGCGATCTCGTCCGGATCGTCCCGGGCAACGGACGGGGCGTGCATCGCCTCCGGCGCATCCTCGGCGAGATCGAGGTGCCGCTGGAGGCGGTCGCCGGGATCGCCTTCGAGCCGGGCAAGAAGGGCGGCGTGCTGCGCGTCCGTCTCCGGCAGGGCGCCGATCCGCTGCTGCAGGCGGCGGGGAACGCGCTCGACGACTCGTCCGACCCGTACCGGCTGAACCTGGACAAGGACGCGGCGTCCCTCGCCGAGTACTTCGTCGACGAGGTGCGCAACGCGCTGCAGATCGAGCGGGTCGGGAGCGGCCCGGTGGACCGGTATCTGCTGGCGGGTCCGGTCGTGCCGCTGCGGGCGTCCGGCGGCGAGGGGTCGGTCACCTTCGACGGGGAGACCATCCGGCTCGACTGGGGCTGGATGGCCGAACACGCCAAGCAGAAGGCGGGGCCCAGGCAGTTCACGCTGGCGGACGTCGTCAAGGTCGAACTGCATCCGTCGGTCGGCCTCGACGAGGGGCACCTGCGGTTCCGCGTCAAGGACCAGCCCTCGCCGCCGAAGCCGAAGCACGACCCGTACTCGCTGACGCTGTGGGGCACCCGGAAGGAGGGCGCCTCCGCGATCGCCGTGGCCGCCGCCGTCGTGGCCCGGCTGCCGCATCCGAGCGCGCCCGCGCCCGCGGACGTCCCGGCCCTGCCCGAGGCGGCGACCGAGCCCGAGCCGTCCACGCCGGGCGACGATCACGACGTGCTGCTGCGCCGCCTGCGCGAACTCGGCGAGCTGCACAAGGAGGGCATCCTCACCGACGAGGAGTTCGCCACCGCGAAGCAGGCGCTCCTGCGCCGTTTCTGA
- a CDS encoding Dyp-type peroxidase yields MTTHIPVELESAIMRQVGDGEVLTDMRAPAPQARDESRPLRWSRNIQGNVLAAFNKDQQTFLLLRFTDAGKAREWLGRIEPMISDTREVEDFNERFSERRRLLGHDPADMAATWVGLSLTVEALRLVGDERIREDLREPADLPRKSTMAAFLQGAAKRADILGDTGVDDPRHWYFGHEPADQDDWNVHAVVTVAADRPDDLRNRLSRIRDLCARHQVAEVYEQAATTLPGEAAGHEHFGFKDGVSQPGVKQFHKPEPDRTGERLNRPGTALVDPGEFVLGKSPHRIENGRINRPAGDGRAELNCPAWMEDGSFMVLRRLQQDVAGWWAQIERLGTEHGHSAEQKDRLAARMVGRWRSGAPLAHHPDADPHKSGVRMDNDFTYRDDLAGHDTPRCSHIRKMNPRNGLNEQPPHEGEIAATRRIVRRGIPFGPKFDPAAGEGNGADTERGLVFVAFCSDLAEQFEFLQQSWANNDDFPNKVVPGLPNSEKPDGVDPVIGSSKSMTCRFYERDRTSNGADVPLELRVQRFVRTQGTEYAFTPSKSLLRRLAGQRT; encoded by the coding sequence ATGACGACGCACATCCCCGTGGAGCTGGAGTCGGCCATCATGCGGCAGGTCGGCGACGGTGAGGTGCTGACCGACATGCGCGCACCGGCCCCGCAGGCGCGGGACGAGTCGCGGCCGCTCCGCTGGTCGAGGAACATTCAGGGCAACGTCCTGGCGGCGTTCAACAAAGACCAGCAGACGTTCCTGCTGCTGCGTTTCACCGACGCCGGAAAGGCGCGCGAATGGCTCGGCCGCATCGAGCCGATGATCTCCGACACGCGCGAGGTCGAGGATTTCAACGAACGGTTCAGCGAGCGGCGCCGTCTCCTCGGGCACGACCCGGCGGACATGGCGGCGACATGGGTGGGCCTGTCGCTGACCGTCGAGGCGCTCCGCCTCGTCGGCGACGAGCGGATCCGCGAGGACCTGCGGGAACCGGCGGACCTCCCCCGCAAGTCGACGATGGCGGCGTTCCTGCAGGGCGCCGCGAAGCGGGCCGACATCCTCGGCGACACGGGCGTCGACGATCCGCGGCACTGGTACTTCGGGCACGAGCCGGCGGACCAGGACGACTGGAACGTGCACGCGGTCGTGACCGTGGCCGCCGACCGTCCCGACGACCTGCGCAACCGGCTGTCGCGCATCCGCGACCTGTGCGCCCGCCACCAGGTCGCGGAGGTCTACGAACAGGCCGCCACGACGCTGCCGGGCGAGGCGGCCGGGCACGAGCACTTCGGCTTCAAGGACGGCGTGTCCCAGCCGGGCGTCAAGCAGTTCCACAAGCCCGAACCGGACAGGACGGGCGAACGGCTCAACCGGCCCGGCACGGCGCTCGTCGACCCGGGCGAGTTCGTCCTCGGCAAGTCGCCCCACCGGATCGAGAACGGGCGGATCAACCGCCCGGCCGGGGACGGCCGCGCGGAGCTGAACTGCCCGGCGTGGATGGAGGACGGCTCGTTCATGGTCCTGCGCAGGCTCCAGCAGGACGTCGCGGGCTGGTGGGCGCAGATCGAACGGCTCGGCACCGAGCACGGCCACTCGGCCGAGCAGAAGGACCGGCTGGCGGCCCGCATGGTCGGACGGTGGCGCAGCGGCGCCCCGCTCGCCCACCATCCCGACGCCGACCCGCACAAGTCGGGCGTCCGCATGGACAACGACTTCACCTACCGGGACGACCTCGCCGGGCACGACACCCCGCGCTGCTCCCACATCCGGAAGATGAACCCGCGGAACGGGCTGAACGAGCAGCCGCCGCACGAGGGCGAGATCGCCGCCACGCGGCGGATCGTCCGGCGCGGCATCCCCTTCGGCCCGAAGTTCGACCCGGCGGCGGGCGAGGGGAACGGCGCCGACACCGAACGCGGGCTGGTGTTCGTCGCGTTCTGTTCCGACCTGGCCGAACAGTTCGAGTTCCTCCAGCAGAGCTGGGCGAACAACGACGACTTCCCGAACAAGGTCGTCCCCGGGCTGCCGAACTCCGAGAAGCCGGACGGCGTGGACCCGGTGATCGGCTCGTCGAAGTCGATGACCTGCCGGTTCTACGAACGGGACCGGACGTCGAACGGCGCGGACGTCCCGCTGGAGCTCAGGGTCCAGCGGTTCGTCCGGACCCAGGGCACGGAGTACGCGTTCACGCCGAGCAAGAGCCTGCTGCGGCGCCTCGCCGGGCAACGGACGTAG